The genomic DNA GAGGAAAATATGCCATTGTTGCTCCCAAATCCCTCACCGAATTGCCCTTAAATTGATAGATGGAAGAACGTACGCCAGAATCTTGTCACGGGAGAATGACCCGCATGCATTGACTCTGGAATAGATTTCAGGGGGCCCCTCTTGCGCCTGATTCCACTAAGGGAAATTTATTCCGCTTGGTATTGTGTTCCAGTTTGGCTGCGTGTCTGTAATATGGCAGCTGCCGAGTTCAAGAGAGAAGGGGGTATGCCGTGTTTGAAATGCACCATCTTGTCGCGTGGGATGCGCAGCTGTCTCTTATCGGGAAACAATACCATGAACACACCGTGGCACCGCAATTTTCGAGtgtaacagaaaatttaccccctgaaatattcacaattgaACAGGCTCAGATTTCGATTACATCTTAAAGTCGCATTCTTCTAGGAGGGGAGATTGGGGACACACAGTTTAGGTGCGTTTCTTGACCATTTGCCCTTTACACACAGCCGCGTATGCTGCCACACTATTTCATCCAGTAATCTTGACAATAAGGTGAGAAAGACAACCATTTCAGATGGAGCGATATAGAAGAATGCTGCTGGAAAGCTATTGTCATAAAGTACGAGcagatggtggggggggggggcagaaaaccaaatcaaacaagataaaaacaaaacatgatgatgacgcggacaaaattgATGATGACGTGGccactaaccctaacccaactgattgacaaactgccctaacctacatcgacgtaaatttcatgaatttgaaggcTTAATTTCTTGAGAACAGTGATTACAACAACATACTGCAGACAAAGTAATGACAGGTGTAAGCAAagttacaaacacacacacacacacacacacacacacacacgcacacactacACCCGTTCACTCACACTTTTGAATCTTCTTTTGGTACATATGGtagaaaatataaagtgaaaGATACTGGGGATTTTTGCAGGGCATACGGGGCTTTCGTCACGAGAGTGAAGCAAAGTCTGCTCTCCATCCTAGGGCGAGTACTTGTTCGTGAGTCAGCTGGATGCCTCCCTCTTGCATCCATCCCATGTGCTGCTTTGTCGCCTTTGTGGTGTAGTAGAAGTCATCCTCATCGTCGCTATAGAGGTCAAAGTACTCCCAGGCATTGTCCATGTTTGGCCTGGATGTGGTCACTACCTTAACGGTCCTCCTCAGGACTCGGATGACGATCCACGCCAGGATGCAGTGCCAGAGAAAGAGCACAAAGATGGTGAGGCCAATGCCCTCCTCTCGGCGCCACTCGCGCCCCGTCATGCTGAGGGTGCAACCGATCTGCACCAGCCACGTGCCCTGCACCAGCGAGCAGCCGCACCGCAGCCACGCCAGCTGGTCGAGTTCCGGTACCAGCAGTTCTCCTACCACCACCATGGCGGAGAAGTAGATCATGGTGCACACGGGCGTGTACATGCACTTGTCCACACTCGCCGGTAGGCCCCCGAGGTGGGCTGCCATCAGGGCGTACTCACACAGCAAGGCAAGGAGAATGCATGGTTTGATCCATATCCGCATCCACGTCTTGTAGAAGTCGCAGGAGAGAAGAACCACGCTGTACAGCGCGTAAGGCAGCCACACCACGTAGACAAACCAGCGTGCTTCTTCATCCATCTTGGTGTTACCTTTCTCAATGTGTGGCAACATCTCGATAAGGAGGATGACGGTAACACTGGTGGCAACCATGACCCCCTCAATCCAGGATCTCTTGAAGCACTGCTCAATCATCACAccctccatctcctcctcaaCTTCCGACTTGTCCGTGCGGTAGCGCGTGAACTTGACGTAGCTCTCCTTGAACGTCCAGCCGATGGCGATAAAGAACATGAAAGACCCAAAGACCGTAAAGTCCTGCCAGGTGACAGCCATCTTGCTGTGCAGCCGCAAGGGGTTGACCAATGGGAAGTCCTGGGCAGCGGGAAGTCAGTTGGAGTGACAAAAGAATGGAATGATGGGAAGGCGAACTTCTTGCCATCTGTTATGACACATCATGCCCTGCCGGGTCCATTCATCTGTAGAGAGAGAAACAAGACAAACAGAGTGAAGAAACTGTTCACTGACACTCTGCTACACAAACTGGGGGGTTGGGTACTTCAAGAGCAGTTTGAGGCATTCCCAATCCCCCTACCCAATTTCTCAATTGTATTCTCCTAAGGGACCAACTgtcaacaacaataaaaagtgtAACATACTTATAATAATGTCTTTACAGTGTACAACATATTCATATTACTTCAATATAGAGGAATATAATAACGCTTGCAATCTAGGGTTTGGATCTGTAGAGAAATTCCCCGAGGCACCACTTTGatgaacatatatattttatcatattttattcACTGCAATTTTGCATTTCCAATGGATGATTGCTGCAAAACATGCTTATCAAATTCAAGAGATAGTGATTGAGTTCGTATTCCCTTGGTTACCTTTGCTAGCTTCCTCTGGGCATCCCTCGAATTACCATGAACATCTTTCATGTACacttacacaaaaaaaaaatatgaaaaagaagccatgtactactttttttttcatctagaGAAGATGTTGTAATTACGAATGCTTGGATACTCGAGGACCCTGTTTTGAGATCTCCATTCTTTGGCTAACATATGTGTCACATAATTGGCATGAATACCTTTTAATGCCTTGAATGACATAAAAGAATCCTGAAAATGGCAAGTAAATTTTGAACATGCACataatagtaaaatatgaagttttttaaGTATTCAAAAAGGATCCCCcttaactttttatttttttaaatgtttgaattaaaacaaaaatatatgtttttgaacTCTTGTTTAACTGATGCAAGGGAATCCATTGGCCGAGCACAATCACACTTAATGGGTGGAAAGGTAGTTGTTACGTtcgaaaatatttgaaaaaagaatTGCTTGGTTGTTTTTTGGTTCATCTGGACAATATTGCGAGCTACACAGCTTTCGCTCTCTGGGGTACtgtctcctcccccccccccccgccctccccccccccccaaagaaaacaaaaacaacaaaatggagAAAAATCATTTGAGTAATAGCTTTATAATATAAGCTGACCCAAAGAAACGATTTCTTCAAAAAACATGGCCAAACTCTGACAAGGGTTTTAAAAACAAGAAGAGGAAAATgttagaaagatacatgtaagAGATGACACGTGATGGATGATACATGACAGATGCAAAACCTGATTGCAATGGCTCAAGTAAGCTCTTGCTGAGAGAGCTATGAAACCTACAGTTACCCATAGCAACTGAACTCGGCCACCACTTACACAGTTGAAACAATATTTGCTACGttggaaagaagaaaaggatTCGGATTAAACAAGAAAACAGGAAGAAAATGATATACGGGGTATCGGAGAGCAAAGGGAAAGTTGAAACAAATAATACGAAATTGTTTTTCCCAAACTCTCGAAGGCAAAGATAAACCAGGCTAGAGGAAGGAGAACTTGGACACAATCAGGAGATTTGGGAGAAGGAACAGAGGCGGAAAACACGCTTTTATCTTGTGAGGAAATGAAGCCTGCTGAGCAAAGTGAACGTGCGGTTGAAAGGAAATGCCAGGGAAAAGAAAAGTGATATCCGTATAAAACAatttgtagatagatagatgtatagataaatggatagatagatagatagatagatagatatatagatagatagatagatagatagatagaaagtagagagacagacagacaggaagAACTGCTGCAGGGAAACAGGAGTGAAAAGAAGGGACACTCTAGAATTGCATATCAGTTCTGTTCTAATTTTCTGCGTGACAGCAGATCGTCCGACAGTCCACGCCGTTGCAATCCAGGCGGGCAAAAAATCAATGCGAATCGGTGGGAACCGCTAGTTTGATTCAAGCTGAAAAGCTATCCATAAATTGTCATTCATTTCCGGGCACTGATGGGAGAAATGGATATAGCTAACTTTCGGGGCGCACTGAACCAAACGCTCTCCAATCAGGCAGTTGTGTCAGCTATTTTGCGGGGGCGGACGGCAGTTTGGATGCCGCAGGGCCCTGGAGTGAATGGTGTGGGCACATTTCAATCACTTTCAGCAGTTTCATGCTACATTTAAGCTTGGGAGGGGATTTTACATCCTTCAGCTGACAGTCAGGAGCGGGGGAAATTGCGCCGTCCTCTCAAAATGTCATCATAGCAAAAGGAGCAATGAACTACCTGCAGAGTCAAGTTCtcaacagaaaaaacaaaaacaaaaacaaacaaactccttGTATACtgtatcaaacaaaacaaaccatcaCTAAACAAATTCGATTATACACAACAGTGACActggaagaaaaatgaatgtatTATTGTCAAAATCCAATGTGACAACtagaaatattttcttatttcatagaCACCCtaaaaggcatttttttttcaaatatgtcTGAGTGATGATAAATACAGACAATAAACAACAAGCACATATAGGTACACATATTCTTCACTCTCTTAACACATTAGAAAACGTGCTGCGTTCTGTACTGTAGAAAATTGAAAGTAGAATAACATCAATTTCTAATTATAACAATATTTTTCCTGATCATTATGCCTGATTGTGTCAGATGCATGTAGGGAAACATGCTGCATTCTCTACTGTTCAAAATTGAAAGTAGAATTACATCTACTTCTAATCATAAGGAATTAACTGGCATACCAATAGTAGGCATTCTGCCCCGTCTTCCTTTCAGCGAGATAAACTAGAGTCCCTCCGGCAGCTTTTCTCGAAGATTATTTATCTAGATACACGTATCAtatcaaaggtcagggggtacATCAAACAGCCAAAGAGACTTCCACTTTTCTACATTTGGTGCTTCCAGTGTGACACATCCAGCCCTGATCGTGACAAAGCTTGATTAAGAATATATctgcaaagcaaaacaaaaagatgaatAGGATTCTACGAGCATGGAAATGCCATTCTAAGTCATTCCGTTCCACAAAACTTGCTAGCAGTGATTCTCCCTAGGTCTGGGTGTGGTTGCCGAGTACAAATCCCACACTCATTACCACAAGTCTGTATACATCGACGCTATAATAGAAGGGAAATGTGAGGTGTATAAAGAGGGAGGATTAGGGAGTGAGAAAAAAAGCAAGGGACAGAAATAGACAGATAAAGGTATGAACAAAAGTGGAGACTaaacagtaaaagaaatataGTTACATGATGGACCACAAAAGAAAGACTAAAGTCATGTAGAGTGACCTATGGGGTATAAAGTGAGAGACTGCACATGCTAGGCagtaaacttaaaaaagtaTAAAACTATAAAAACGCACAaagtcccccaccccccccccacacacactaaaaaaaaaagatgtgaattACAGTgaagataaataaaaagaataagacTATAATGTACTGAAATAACCAAAGGGGAGATGTATTTCTAGAACAGAGACTGCAACCATAAACATCTCTTAAACGGGGGATTCTCCCGCCTATAGACGCTCTAACAAACTGGAGACTCTGATCTCATGAACATGCACACAATATTAATGTGTACACGTTCCTTTTGCCCTGGCCTAGAAGTTCTACGGATAGAAAAATGTTCTCTCGTGCTTTCTTACAGTGGAGGATCTACGGAGGGTGTTAGGGGGTaacccactcccccccccccccccagcttttcatcctttttttttcctttttttttttgcttgttagtaCAGCAGAAAAGTGGTagcaaaaaaaatgtgaagacttttttttttttgcttgtcagcagaTGTTGGTAAAGAAATGGTAGCACAAAGTGTGAAaacttttttaatgattttttttttttgcttgccattGCTCAAACTgaaccccacccctcccccccccctcttcgtAAAAAGCTAGATCTGCCCCTGTCTTAGCCTTATTGTTGAAGACTATGCCAGAACTACAGTTGGGCGGGAGAAAGCTACATTTTCACTCGAGAAAATAAATGTACATAATAAGCTGAAGACACATGGCTAGAGCGGGAATATTTCCAACTCTAACAGGAGTTGTGGGAGAT from Diadema setosum chromosome 9, eeDiaSeto1, whole genome shotgun sequence includes the following:
- the LOC140232836 gene encoding uncharacterized protein — encoded protein: MAVTWQDFTVFGSFMFFIAIGWTFKESYVKFTRYRTDKSEVEEEMEGVMIEQCFKRSWIEGVMVATSVTVILLIEMLPHIEKGNTKMDEEARWFVYVVWLPYALYSVVLLSCDFYKTWMRIWIKPCILLALLCEYALMAAHLGGLPASVDKCMYTPVCTMIYFSAMVVVGELLVPELDQLAWLRCGCSLVQGTWLVQIGCTLSMTGREWRREEGIGLTIFVLFLWHCILAWIVIRVLRRTVKVVTTSRPNMDNAWEYFDLYSDDEDDFYYTTKATKQHMGWMQEGGIQLTHEQVLALGWRADFASLS